The DNA sequence ATCGCGGTCCTCGCAGCCGAAGAAGGCGGCGAAGTCCACCTCGTCGTCGCGGAGCACGCAGCGACAGCGGACCGCGAAGGCCGCCGCCAAGGCCCCCGTGGAGGTCTCGCGCGGCGACGGCAAGCGCACTCTGAGCGTCACGGTGCCCACGCTCGACACCATGGGCCACGCCACCAAGGAGACCCTCGGCACCGTCGGCCACGCCACCAGGGACACGCTCGACACCGTGGGCCACGCCACGAAGGAGACCTTCGGCACGGTCGGCCACGCCACGACCCGCGCGAGCGGCGGCGCGGCGAAGGCGGCGCTGAAACCGGTCGAGGTGGCCCGCCGGGTGCTGCCCGCCAAGGGCGGGCTGCCGCTGTACCTGGGGCTCGGCGCGCTGGGTGCCGTGGAGGTCATCGAATGGCCGGTGGCCGTCGGCATCGGCGTCGGTTACGCGGTGCTGCGCAAGGGGGGCATCATGGCCCCACCGGCCGAGAAGCACCCCGAGGGCCGCGCCGAAGGGCGCACCGAGAGCCGTCCGAAGAGCCGCTCCTCGGCCCGCAAGCCCGCCAAGGCCGCGGCGTAGCGCCCGGCCGGCGGCCCCGCACCGTGCCCGGACCGGAACGGAAAGCGGGCAGAAAGCGGGCACGACTCTGTGGAAAACGGGCACCCCATAGTCGCCATGGCGTTGGTATACACCAGGAAGCGGACCTAAACACCCGTCACTGAATTCCCCCTGGGGTCCGGCGCGTTGCTCCCCCGTGGCGCGCGGACCCTCCGTCACCTGGGGGTTCACCCGAGGCGGACGACCACTCCGTCAGAAAACGACCGAAAGCGGTGACTCCTCTTGGCCCTCCCCCACAGCGCTCAGGGTCCCTCTCGAGTGCCCGGACAGGCAGCCGTCACCCCGCGGCATGCCACCGGAATGGCCACCCTCGCCCCCGACCTCCATGTGATAGCCGGGGACGAGGACTTCTTCCGGCACTTCGGCGCCTCTTCCGCCGAGTTGTGCGGCCGGAGCCTGTTCGACCTGCTGCATCCCAGCACCCCCTCCGTCCTGCGGGAACACTTCTCGCGGCTGCACGACGGACGGCGCACCCGCTTCACCGAGCGCGTCCTCGGCTACCGCTCCCGCGACCGGGTGTTCTCGGGCAAGCTGACCGGCACGGCCATCCAGGGCCGGTCCGATCGGCTCGCTGCCATCGTCGTGATGGTCAAACCGGATGACGAACGACCCGAGGAGGAAACGACCCCCGCGAACCAGAAGCTGCTGTCGG is a window from the Streptomyces luomodiensis genome containing:
- a CDS encoding helix-turn-helix transcriptional regulator codes for the protein MPGQAAVTPRHATGMATLAPDLHVIAGDEDFFRHFGASSAELCGRSLFDLLHPSTPSVLREHFSRLHDGRRTRFTERVLGYRSRDRVFSGKLTGTAIQGRSDRLAAIVVMVKPDDERPEEETTPANQKLLSALEARILEGVATGASTVQMAAKLYLSRQGVEYHVGAMLRKMKAPNRAALVSRAYASGMLTVGTWPAQVRPEFIK